The Lujinxingia litoralis genome has a window encoding:
- a CDS encoding peroxiredoxin: protein MLKLGQKAPEFTTAALVGREIKEISLSDYAGQWVVLFFYPMDFTFVCPTELVEFNNAIDEFEDRDTVVLGGSTDTAYSHLGWVKSHDDLGDLKYPLFADVTKKMAADYGVLHEGDGVAERGTFIIDPEGNVRFLNINDRSVGRSVTETLRVLDALQTDELCACGWEKGQDTIQL, encoded by the coding sequence ATGCTTAAGCTCGGACAAAAGGCCCCCGAATTCACCACCGCCGCCCTCGTGGGCCGTGAGATCAAAGAGATCAGCCTCTCGGACTACGCCGGCCAGTGGGTCGTGCTCTTCTTCTACCCGATGGACTTCACCTTCGTCTGCCCCACCGAACTGGTGGAATTCAACAACGCCATCGACGAATTCGAAGACCGCGACACCGTGGTGCTGGGCGGCTCCACCGACACCGCCTACAGCCACCTGGGCTGGGTCAAGAGCCACGACGACCTGGGCGACCTGAAGTACCCGCTCTTCGCCGACGTCACCAAGAAGATGGCCGCCGATTACGGCGTGCTTCACGAGGGCGACGGCGTGGCCGAGCGTGGCACCTTCATCATCGATCCCGAGGGCAACGTGCGCTTCCTCAACATCAACGACCGCAGCGTCGGCCGCAGCGTCACCGAGACCCTGCGCGTGCTCGACGCCCTGCAGACCGATGAGCTCTGCGCCTGCGGCTGGGAGAAGGGCCAGGACACCATCCAGCTCTGA
- a CDS encoding rubredoxin-like domain-containing protein, with translation MTTYKPFMQALIWTCKNCAFVYEGGQPKQNCPMCESYKTSFIDLPQHLEAQVREAHPELPFNHADCRATRKKLMEEHGVLKSYRVAGRQLPTVSGGNISPAKSF, from the coding sequence GTGACGACTTACAAACCCTTTATGCAGGCCCTGATCTGGACCTGTAAAAACTGTGCCTTCGTCTACGAAGGTGGCCAGCCCAAGCAAAACTGCCCGATGTGCGAGTCTTATAAGACCTCGTTCATCGACCTGCCCCAGCACCTGGAAGCCCAGGTGCGCGAGGCGCACCCGGAGCTTCCCTTTAACCACGCCGATTGCCGGGCCACCCGCAAGAAGCTGATGGAAGAGCACGGCGTGCTCAAGAGCTACCGCGTCGCCGGTCGCCAGCTCCCCACCGTCTCCGGTGGCAACATCTCCCCGGCCAAGAGCTTCTGA
- the mtnP gene encoding S-methyl-5'-thioadenosine phosphorylase, with amino-acid sequence MGTSDPRVPIAIIGGSGLYDLDGLEILEERTIETPFGMPSAPILIGQLGDRRVAFLPRHGKHHQFNPSTVPYRANIWALKSLGVFWVVTVSAVGSLQEDIVPGHVVIPDNIIDKTYRRANTLFEELAVHINLTHPFDPMLRQVLIDAVRQEDLPLHEDGTYVCMEGPAFSTRAESELHRSWGASLIGMTAMPEARLAREAELCYATIALATDYDCWKDEDEVDVTNVMAILKQNIANVRRILQRVIPAIPLEREEECDASRALQYGIMTPKEAIPEEAREKLGIFLDKYLES; translated from the coding sequence ATGGGCACCTCCGACCCTCGCGTCCCCATCGCCATCATCGGCGGCAGCGGCCTCTACGACCTCGACGGCCTCGAGATCCTCGAAGAGCGCACCATCGAGACTCCCTTCGGCATGCCCAGCGCCCCGATCCTCATCGGGCAGCTCGGCGATCGCCGCGTGGCCTTCTTGCCTCGCCATGGCAAGCACCACCAGTTCAACCCCTCCACCGTGCCCTACCGCGCCAACATCTGGGCGCTCAAAAGCCTGGGCGTCTTCTGGGTCGTGACCGTCAGCGCCGTGGGCTCGCTTCAGGAAGACATCGTCCCGGGGCATGTCGTCATCCCCGACAACATCATCGACAAGACCTACCGCCGCGCCAACACCCTCTTCGAGGAACTCGCGGTGCACATCAACCTGACCCACCCCTTCGACCCGATGCTGCGCCAGGTCCTCATCGACGCGGTGCGCCAGGAAGATCTCCCCCTTCATGAAGACGGCACCTACGTCTGCATGGAAGGCCCCGCCTTTAGCACCCGCGCCGAAAGCGAACTCCACCGCTCCTGGGGCGCCTCCCTCATCGGCATGACCGCCATGCCGGAGGCGCGCCTGGCACGCGAGGCCGAACTCTGCTACGCCACCATCGCTCTGGCCACCGATTACGACTGCTGGAAGGATGAGGACGAGGTCGACGTTACCAACGTGATGGCCATCCTCAAGCAGAACATCGCCAACGTGCGCCGCATCCTCCAACGCGTCATCCCGGCCATTCCCCTGGAGCGCGAAGAGGAATGCGACGCCAGCCGCGCCCTGCAATACGGCATCATGACCCCGAAAGAGGCCATCCCCGAAGAGGCCCGCGAAAAACTCGGCATCTTCCTCGACAAGTACCTGGAAAGCTAA
- a CDS encoding acyl-CoA dehydrogenase: MTHLPLTHLSEDETIFRDAVASFARSAIAPKVHAMDKAQQLDQALIKQCFEMGLMGIEVPEEYGGAGSSIMTAILAIEALASVDPSVSVFVDVQNTLVNNAILRWASDELKAKYFPKMTSEWVGSYALSESGSGSDAFALQTRAVDKGDHWELNGSKLWITNGAEANLYIVFANVAPEEGYRGITAFLVEREFEGFAVGKKEDKLGIRASSTVELLFEKCKVPKENVLGEVGKGYKVAIETLNEGRIGIGAQMVGLAQGALDAALAYVQEREQFGTAIASFQGVQFQLAQMATEVEAARLMVYNAARLKDAGLPFVKESAMAKLYSSQVAERVSSKSLELFGGVGFTTEYPAEKFFRDAKIGAIYEGTSNMQLQTIAKMLLR; the protein is encoded by the coding sequence ATGACGCATCTGCCGCTGACCCATCTCTCTGAGGATGAAACGATCTTTCGCGACGCCGTGGCGTCCTTTGCCCGCAGCGCCATCGCTCCCAAAGTGCATGCGATGGACAAGGCTCAGCAGCTCGATCAGGCGTTGATCAAGCAGTGCTTTGAGATGGGGCTGATGGGCATCGAGGTGCCCGAGGAGTACGGCGGGGCGGGAAGCTCGATCATGACCGCGATCCTGGCGATCGAGGCGCTGGCGTCGGTGGACCCCAGCGTGTCGGTGTTTGTCGATGTGCAGAACACGCTGGTCAATAACGCGATTCTGCGCTGGGCCAGCGATGAGCTCAAGGCGAAGTACTTCCCGAAGATGACCTCGGAGTGGGTGGGGAGCTACGCGCTGAGCGAGTCGGGCAGCGGCTCGGATGCGTTTGCCCTGCAGACCCGGGCTGTCGATAAGGGCGATCACTGGGAGCTCAACGGCTCCAAGCTCTGGATCACCAACGGGGCCGAGGCCAACCTCTACATCGTGTTTGCCAACGTGGCGCCGGAAGAGGGCTACCGGGGCATCACGGCGTTTCTGGTGGAGCGGGAGTTTGAGGGCTTTGCCGTCGGCAAGAAGGAAGACAAGCTGGGGATTCGCGCGTCGTCGACCGTGGAGCTGCTCTTTGAGAAGTGCAAGGTGCCCAAGGAGAACGTGCTCGGTGAGGTGGGCAAGGGCTACAAGGTGGCCATTGAGACGCTCAACGAGGGGCGCATCGGCATCGGCGCGCAGATGGTGGGGCTGGCCCAGGGAGCGTTGGACGCGGCGCTGGCCTACGTTCAGGAACGCGAGCAGTTCGGCACCGCGATTGCGAGCTTCCAGGGCGTACAGTTCCAGCTGGCGCAGATGGCCACCGAGGTCGAGGCGGCTCGACTGATGGTGTACAACGCCGCTCGCCTCAAAGATGCCGGGCTGCCCTTTGTAAAGGAGAGCGCGATGGCCAAACTCTACAGCAGCCAGGTCGCCGAGCGGGTCTCCTCGAAGTCGCTGGAGCTCTTCGGGGGCGTGGGCTTTACCACCGAATACCCGGCCGAGAAGTTCTTCCGCGATGCGAAGATCGGGGCGATTTACGAGGGAACCTCCAACATGCAGCTGCAGACGATCGCGAAGATGTTGCTGCGCTGA
- a CDS encoding replication-associated recombination protein A, with product MSSTHARQPLAERMRPSSLEEFVGQRHLLAQGKLLSSALSRGRLPSLILWGPPGCGKTTLARILSDEVGAQLAPLSAVSGGVKDIRQAVEQAGDLRRMLGQTTVLFVDEIHRFNKAQQDALLPHVEQGTVTLIGATTENPSFEVNAALLSRCRTLVLEALDDQAITSLLRQALVAPSRGLGLPDDALSDDALGALLNVAEGDARAALNTLELAATFAAARGSHTIEHPDVEEAAQQRVIRYDKAGDAHYNTVSAFIKSMRGSDPDAAVYYMVRMLEGGEDPLFVLRRMVIFASEDIGNADPGALRVALDAAEAFRFMGMPEGVLPMTQAVIYLACAPKSNSALTTYAAARKALQHSGNLPLPKHLLNAPTKLMANLGHGRGYKYPHNFSGNYVAGESYLPEDLQGQRFYQPGDNEVIPRPPGLDPDAEARRKAAQPEGPSPNPYHKNAT from the coding sequence ATGAGTAGCACCCACGCCCGGCAACCCCTGGCCGAGCGCATGCGCCCGAGCTCCCTGGAGGAGTTTGTCGGCCAGCGCCACCTGCTGGCCCAGGGCAAACTCCTCTCCAGCGCGCTCTCCCGGGGACGCCTCCCCAGCCTGATCTTGTGGGGCCCCCCCGGCTGCGGGAAAACCACCCTGGCCAGAATCTTAAGCGATGAGGTCGGCGCGCAGCTCGCGCCCCTCTCCGCGGTCTCCGGCGGTGTCAAAGACATCCGCCAGGCCGTGGAGCAGGCCGGCGACCTGCGCCGGATGCTCGGCCAGACCACGGTGCTCTTCGTCGATGAGATCCACCGCTTCAACAAGGCCCAGCAAGACGCCCTTCTACCCCACGTGGAACAGGGCACCGTCACGCTGATCGGCGCCACCACCGAGAACCCCAGCTTCGAGGTCAACGCCGCGCTGCTCTCGCGCTGCCGCACCCTGGTGCTGGAGGCCCTAGACGATCAGGCCATCACCAGCCTCTTACGCCAGGCCCTGGTCGCTCCCTCCCGCGGCCTGGGGCTCCCCGACGACGCCCTGAGCGACGACGCCCTGGGTGCCCTCCTCAACGTGGCCGAAGGCGACGCCCGCGCCGCGCTCAACACCCTGGAGCTGGCCGCCACCTTCGCCGCGGCCAGGGGCAGCCACACCATCGAGCACCCCGATGTGGAGGAGGCCGCCCAACAGCGCGTCATCCGCTACGACAAGGCCGGCGACGCCCACTACAACACGGTGAGCGCGTTCATCAAAAGCATGCGGGGCTCCGATCCCGATGCCGCCGTCTACTACATGGTCCGCATGCTCGAGGGCGGCGAAGATCCCCTCTTTGTCCTGCGGCGCATGGTCATCTTCGCCAGCGAAGACATCGGCAACGCCGACCCCGGTGCTCTGCGCGTGGCCCTGGATGCCGCCGAGGCCTTTCGATTCATGGGCATGCCCGAGGGCGTGCTCCCGATGACTCAGGCCGTCATCTATTTAGCCTGCGCTCCCAAATCGAACAGCGCGCTGACCACCTACGCCGCGGCCCGCAAGGCCCTGCAGCACTCCGGCAACCTGCCGCTGCCCAAACACCTGCTCAACGCCCCCACCAAACTCATGGCCAACCTGGGCCACGGGCGCGGCTACAAATACCCCCATAACTTTTCGGGGAACTACGTCGCCGGGGAGTCCTACCTGCCCGAAGACCTGCAGGGCCAGCGCTTCTACCAGCCCGGCGACAACGAGGTCATCCCTCGGCCCCCCGGCCTCGACCCCGATGCCGAGGCTCGCCGCAAGGCCGCCCAGCCCGAGGGCCCCTCGCCAAACCCCTACCATAAGAACGCCACCTGA
- a CDS encoding carboxymuconolactone decarboxylase family protein, with the protein MSWLPVLTDDQMNDDQKKVFARALTKLNIEGDAPDWLRVLANAPLFLKDVFMNLDKGVFSEGALQAKTRVLLAAVAAAHHGNRDVATFFAERARGLGFTDEQIHEALGIAATSTSFNLYYKFRSLAATDAFEGLNPGLRASLFMRPTMGKAFAELVNLMISTANGCPSCVSGHIQEAVSLDITREQIDEVIRTGAIVASICQFVNSSERYAR; encoded by the coding sequence ATGAGCTGGCTTCCCGTCCTCACCGACGATCAGATGAACGATGACCAGAAAAAGGTCTTCGCGCGCGCCCTCACCAAACTCAACATTGAGGGCGACGCCCCCGACTGGCTGCGCGTGCTCGCCAATGCCCCCCTCTTCCTCAAAGACGTCTTCATGAACCTGGACAAGGGCGTCTTCTCCGAGGGCGCACTCCAGGCCAAGACCCGCGTGCTCCTGGCGGCGGTGGCCGCCGCCCACCACGGCAACCGCGACGTGGCCACTTTCTTCGCCGAGCGCGCCCGCGGCCTGGGCTTCACCGATGAGCAGATCCACGAGGCCCTGGGCATCGCCGCCACCTCCACCTCGTTTAACCTCTACTACAAGTTCCGCTCCCTGGCCGCGACCGACGCCTTTGAAGGCCTCAACCCCGGGCTGCGCGCCTCCCTCTTCATGCGCCCGACCATGGGCAAAGCCTTCGCCGAGCTGGTCAACCTGATGATCAGCACCGCCAACGGCTGCCCCAGCTGCGTCTCCGGCCATATCCAGGAGGCCGTCAGCCTGGACATCACCCGCGAACAGATCGACGAGGTCATCCGCACCGGCGCCATCGTCGCCTCGATCTGCCAGTTCGTGAACAGCTCCGAGCGCTACGCCCGCTGA
- a CDS encoding zf-HC2 domain-containing protein, which translates to MKCQKLVDLLTDYLEGDLEEEERAHLEEHLAYCPPCVDFLQRYKNTGPACKKVLIARMPDSMQQALSDFLRSRLDSPDSSRD; encoded by the coding sequence ATGAAATGTCAGAAGCTCGTCGATCTTTTGACCGACTACCTCGAAGGCGACCTCGAAGAAGAAGAGCGCGCCCACCTCGAAGAGCACCTGGCGTACTGTCCGCCCTGCGTCGACTTTTTGCAGCGCTACAAAAACACCGGCCCCGCCTGCAAAAAGGTCCTCATCGCCCGGATGCCCGACTCCATGCAGCAGGCCCTTTCCGATTTCCTGCGTTCAAGGTTAGACTCACCCGACTCTTCCCGGGACTGA